One Solanum pennellii chromosome 10, SPENNV200 genomic region harbors:
- the LOC114074250 gene encoding uncharacterized protein LOC114074250, with the protein MAAPLNLEEGQSSHRPPRFNGHFYSWWKVRMHDYLMAEDSELWDIVLDGPFVPMMDEKDGEKTITVPKPRQKYDEADRKKIEKGFKAKTLLVCGIGPDEYNRVSACESAKEIWDCLKTAHEGTEQVKESKIDMLTSQYENFKMKEGETIHDMFTKLSSITNELRSLGEPISMTKQVRKVLRILPKSWESKVDAITEAKDLKVLTMDALIGNLKTHEMNRNYDLSKKEAKKDKSLMLKYKSDEDSSDDDDMAYLISRFQKIVRRNKIYKKGTNGTRNAAQGDTCYKCGKSGHFIRECPLLKNENKEHQKHRGDKENRRDLVPGNRDRKAAADMVVKRALAAWGDSSSDSEDPDEPKDVSMVAVHEEGTVFNEITLAKVMLDSVIELTSERDTMIVELEILTENKGQFEDTMSRMASLELNNSELKNQLCQFTEEAEKLNGKPNGLQAEIHEKLKNSETNLRLSLEKNNKLEQDIVKLKEELEKSLKWTKSSKLLSNVTNQSNFNKKGLGSLNISPPYNPHSKYVFVSDNLLCLHCGKNGHLKNECVNWRNSCERYSNYAERQNAPNERPGPTEPVSTHRFSKKKSVPAPS; encoded by the exons atggctgctccacttaATCTCGAAGAAGGTCAGTCGTCACACAGACCTCCtcgtttcaatggacatttctacagttggtggaaagttagaatgcatgaCTACCTCATGGCTGAAGACAGCGAGTTATGGGATATTGTACTGGATGGACCATTTGTTCCGATGATGGATGAAAAGGATGGAGAGAAGACTATTACTGTTCCAAAGCCTAGGCAGAAATATGACGAAGCTGAcaggaaaaagattgaaaaaggtTTCAAAGCTAAAACTCTTCTGGTTTGTGggataggacctgatgagtATAACAGAGTGTCAGCCTGTGAGTCTGCTAAGGAAATTTGGGACTGCCTGAAGACTGCAcatgaaggaactgaacaagtcaaagaatcTAAGATTGACATGCTTACCTCACAATATGagaacttcaaaatgaaggaaggagaaacaATACATGACATGTTCACCAAGCTGTCTTCCATTACAAATGAGCTGCGAAGTCTGGGTGAACCTATAAGCATGACCAAACAAGTCAGGAAAGTGCTTCGAATTCTTCCAAAGTCTTGGGAGAGCAAAGTTGATGCCATTACAGAAGCCAAGGACTTGAAGGTGCTGACTATGGATGCTTTGATTGGTAATCTGAAAACACATGAGATGAATCGAAACTATGATTTGTCAAAGAAGGAAGCCAAGAAGGACAAGTCATTGATGCTAAAGTATAAATCAGATGAAGATtcaagtgatgatgatgatatggcataCCTCATTagtagatttcaaaaaattgtgaggagaaacaaaatttataaaaaaggaACTAATGGGACTCGAAATGCTGCTCAAGGTGATACTtgctacaagtgtggaaaaTCTGGGCATTTCATCAGAGAGTGTCCTTTGCTTAAGAATGAAAACAAGGAACATCAAAAACACAGGGGTGACAAGGAAAacagaagggacctggtacctgGTAACAGAGATCGTAAAGCTGCTGCTGATATGGTTGTCAAAAGggctcttgctgcatggggGGATTCTTCTAGTGACTCAGAAGATCCTGATGAGCCAAAGGATGTGTCAATGGTTGCTGTGCATGAGGAGGGAACTGtcttcaatgaaat aacctTGGCAAAAGTCATGTTAGATTCTGTGATAGAGTTAACATCTGAAAGAGATACCATGAttgttgaacttgaaattttaacTGAAAACAAAGGTCAATTTGAAGACACAATGTCAAGAATGGCGTCTCTAGAGTTAAATAACTCTGAACTTAAGAATCAGTTGTGTCAGTTTACTGAAGAAGCTGAAAAGCTGAATGGAAAGCCAAATGGATTGCAAgctgaaattcatgaaaaattgaagaactCTGAGACAAATCTCAGGTTGTCACTTGAAAAGAATAACAAATTAGAACAGGATATTGTGAAACTTAAGGAggaacttgaaaaatctcttaagtggacCAAATCCTCAAAGTTGCTGTCAAATGTGACAAATCAGAGTAATTTTAATAAGAAAGGACTAGGAAGTCTGAACATAAGTCCTCCTTATAATCCTCATAGTAAGTATGTGtttgtgtctgacaatctgtTGTGTTTGCATTGTGGTAAGAATGGACATTTGAAGAATGAGTGTGTTAATTGGAGAAACTCATGTGAAAGATACTCTAATTATGCTGAAAGACAAAATGCACCAAATGAGAGACCTGGTCCTACAGAGCCTGTCTCAACTcacagattttcaaagaaaaaatctgttCCTGCTCCTAG ctga